From the genome of Penaeus chinensis breed Huanghai No. 1 chromosome 8, ASM1920278v2, whole genome shotgun sequence, one region includes:
- the LOC125028099 gene encoding centromere protein L-like isoform X1: MAPKKKPGQQSSKKKSSPKKPGVISPRHSPRSPQIRRKLPKRSLPFASPKPTVPTKKKSPDVEKTPARNVKRQSSGGTSQDSSSTPTTPRSAGRYELRNVTPTNYSAVRRRTSMFTPGRATLKTPSRTPFRTPKIKSFGVKPPPDIARASRLHKQDVILWKDQLKLLINRQLSICNLSSVHNFRYNFKNLRKQYEGTLKRMIEDVFASSMLTVTLSTTSFFSLVPNVVDAIYIQVNSLVPGNTVEEDKMMIVYSCWLFKTSHTQSKNIPGVEWFPVMLYTGRNLIHNVVVDWLQGSFDCYVTRRQLRQTDMMWIAGVWSGRKCFTNAHQSGEGNSIDFIYHVRHPDGTSNYPVPNSRSRLKVVMKLNMEDVHHIWDAIVDSSRGEMSVEELQLFFNTIGDCAQQLTFLPAELLQLQQLSTPCLSITSAGKVKLTCVRSASIVVNHLIDIFIQTMNCTALEDCLIKADEEDENETSVFLTDDEDKEEASVKDV, from the exons ATGGCCCCCAAAAAGAAACCAGGGCAACAGTCCTCTAAAAAGAAGTCATCACCTAAGAAGCCTGGAGTTATCTCTCCGCGGCATTCTCCAAGATCCCCGCAGATTAGAAGAAAGTTGCCCAAAAGGTCCCTCCCTTTTGCATCACCTAAGCCAACAGTACCAACCAAAAAAAAGAGTCCAGATGTGGAGAAAACACCAGCAAGGAATGTTAAAAGACAGTCAAGT GGTGGCACAAGCCAGGATTCTAGTTCAACACCAACCACGCCAAGGTCAGCTGGGAG ATATGAGCTGAGAAATGTAACACCCACCAATTATTCAGCCGTAAGAAGGCGTACATCAATGTTTACGCCAGGGAGGGCAACTTTGAAAACTCCTTCCAGAACACCTTTTAGAACCCCCAAAATAAAATCATTTGGTGTAAAACCTCCACCTGATATTGCTCGAGCTTCTAGATTACATAAACAAGATGTTATATTATGGAAGGATCAGTTAAAAT tgctcaTCAACAGGCAGCTCAGTATATGCAATCTGAGCAGTGTACATAATTTTAGATATAATTTCAAGAATCTGCGGAAGCAGTATGAGGGTACTCTTAAAAGGATG ATCGAGGATGTGTTTGCCTCTTCAATGCTTACTGTAACCCTTAGTAccacttctttcttttcacttgtaCCTAATGTTGTTGATGCCATATATATTCAAGTTAATTCACTGGTACCTGGAAACACTGTTGAGGAGGATAAAATGATGATTGTGTATAGTTGCTGGCTTTTCAAGACGTCGCACACACAGAGTAAAAATATTCCTGGTGTTGAATGGTTTCCTGTTATGCTTTACACTG GTAGAAATTTAATTCATAATGTTGTAGTTGACTGGTTGCAAGGCTCTTTTGACTGCTATGTCACCAGGAGACAGCTTAGACAAACTGATATGATGTGGATAGCAGGGGTATGGAGTGGAAGAAAGTGTTTCACAAATGCTCACCAAAGTGGGGAAG GGAATTCAATAGATTTTATCTATCATGTAAGGCACCCTGATGGCACAAGTAACTACCCAGTACCTAATTCAAGAAGCAGATTGAAGGTGGTTATGAAACTGAACATGGAGGATGTTCATCATATATGGGATGC TATTGTTGACAGCAGTCGTGGTGAAATGAGTGTTGAAGAATTACAGCTATTCTTTAATACAATAGGTGATTGTGCACAACAGTTGACATTCCTTCCAGCTGAGCTTCTTCAGCTGCAGCAACTTAGTACCCCTTGTTTAAGTATCACTTCTGCTGGTAAG GTTAAACTGACTTGTGTGAGAAGTGCATCAATTGTGGTAAATCACCTGATAGACATATTTATCCAGACTATGAACTGCACTGCTCTTGAGGATTGTTTAATA aaagcagatgaagaagatgaaaatgagacaAGTGTGTTTTTGACAGATgatgaagacaaggaagaagctAGTGTGAAAGATGTGTAA
- the LOC125028099 gene encoding centromere protein L-like isoform X2 — translation MAPKKKPGQQSSKKKSSPKKPGVISPRHSPRSPQIRRKLPKRSLPFASPKPTVPTKKKSPDVEKTPARNVKRQSSGGTSQDSSSTPTTPRYELRNVTPTNYSAVRRRTSMFTPGRATLKTPSRTPFRTPKIKSFGVKPPPDIARASRLHKQDVILWKDQLKLLINRQLSICNLSSVHNFRYNFKNLRKQYEGTLKRMIEDVFASSMLTVTLSTTSFFSLVPNVVDAIYIQVNSLVPGNTVEEDKMMIVYSCWLFKTSHTQSKNIPGVEWFPVMLYTGRNLIHNVVVDWLQGSFDCYVTRRQLRQTDMMWIAGVWSGRKCFTNAHQSGEGNSIDFIYHVRHPDGTSNYPVPNSRSRLKVVMKLNMEDVHHIWDAIVDSSRGEMSVEELQLFFNTIGDCAQQLTFLPAELLQLQQLSTPCLSITSAGKVKLTCVRSASIVVNHLIDIFIQTMNCTALEDCLIKADEEDENETSVFLTDDEDKEEASVKDV, via the exons ATGGCCCCCAAAAAGAAACCAGGGCAACAGTCCTCTAAAAAGAAGTCATCACCTAAGAAGCCTGGAGTTATCTCTCCGCGGCATTCTCCAAGATCCCCGCAGATTAGAAGAAAGTTGCCCAAAAGGTCCCTCCCTTTTGCATCACCTAAGCCAACAGTACCAACCAAAAAAAAGAGTCCAGATGTGGAGAAAACACCAGCAAGGAATGTTAAAAGACAGTCAAGT GGTGGCACAAGCCAGGATTCTAGTTCAACACCAACCACGCCAAG ATATGAGCTGAGAAATGTAACACCCACCAATTATTCAGCCGTAAGAAGGCGTACATCAATGTTTACGCCAGGGAGGGCAACTTTGAAAACTCCTTCCAGAACACCTTTTAGAACCCCCAAAATAAAATCATTTGGTGTAAAACCTCCACCTGATATTGCTCGAGCTTCTAGATTACATAAACAAGATGTTATATTATGGAAGGATCAGTTAAAAT tgctcaTCAACAGGCAGCTCAGTATATGCAATCTGAGCAGTGTACATAATTTTAGATATAATTTCAAGAATCTGCGGAAGCAGTATGAGGGTACTCTTAAAAGGATG ATCGAGGATGTGTTTGCCTCTTCAATGCTTACTGTAACCCTTAGTAccacttctttcttttcacttgtaCCTAATGTTGTTGATGCCATATATATTCAAGTTAATTCACTGGTACCTGGAAACACTGTTGAGGAGGATAAAATGATGATTGTGTATAGTTGCTGGCTTTTCAAGACGTCGCACACACAGAGTAAAAATATTCCTGGTGTTGAATGGTTTCCTGTTATGCTTTACACTG GTAGAAATTTAATTCATAATGTTGTAGTTGACTGGTTGCAAGGCTCTTTTGACTGCTATGTCACCAGGAGACAGCTTAGACAAACTGATATGATGTGGATAGCAGGGGTATGGAGTGGAAGAAAGTGTTTCACAAATGCTCACCAAAGTGGGGAAG GGAATTCAATAGATTTTATCTATCATGTAAGGCACCCTGATGGCACAAGTAACTACCCAGTACCTAATTCAAGAAGCAGATTGAAGGTGGTTATGAAACTGAACATGGAGGATGTTCATCATATATGGGATGC TATTGTTGACAGCAGTCGTGGTGAAATGAGTGTTGAAGAATTACAGCTATTCTTTAATACAATAGGTGATTGTGCACAACAGTTGACATTCCTTCCAGCTGAGCTTCTTCAGCTGCAGCAACTTAGTACCCCTTGTTTAAGTATCACTTCTGCTGGTAAG GTTAAACTGACTTGTGTGAGAAGTGCATCAATTGTGGTAAATCACCTGATAGACATATTTATCCAGACTATGAACTGCACTGCTCTTGAGGATTGTTTAATA aaagcagatgaagaagatgaaaatgagacaAGTGTGTTTTTGACAGATgatgaagacaaggaagaagctAGTGTGAAAGATGTGTAA
- the LOC125028040 gene encoding zinc finger CCCH-type with G patch domain-containing protein-like produces MLTCRYFLSGRCKYSDDMCRFSHGMKVPFCDIKEYRDPDLSALDSGSRVLVQHTDDLWSNATVQDILEDRSAFCVKMDHSKAVAEVKPNQIIPLHQEEEDTEKYEADTPSEEDSSDDEGTVFVPTANWLQNSFSQRLGEWEKHTNGIASKLMAKMGYVIGTGLGPTGEGRVEPVSAYVYPQGVSLDRCMELREASNGEEMLQVEKRLDRQRRIEEAKSVQAAERLRARTSVFDIINKKLGSKGKETDDDEAVPKQRLNVCKTVLQKDTNKDLNRKNYQLSENIRQLQREITKLEGSRDRQSGNKTATDIISTKILAKKAELQRAQDAERKVQGEQQSRRDAKKFSVF; encoded by the exons ATGTTAACTTGTCGTTATTTCTTGTCTGGAAGGTGCAAGTATTCAGATGATATGTGTCGTTTCTCTCATGGGATGAAGGTGCCATTTTGTGACATTAAGGAATATAG GGACCCAGACCTCAGTGCTCTAGACTCTGGGAGCCGTGTCTTGGTACAGCACACAGATGACCTCTGGTCAAATGCCACAGTGCAGGATATACTGGAGGATAGATCAGCCTTTTGTGTGAAAATGGATCATAGTAAAGCAGTGGCTGAAGTGAAACCCAACCAGATTATTCCCCTTCACCAAGAGGAAGAGGACACTGAG AAATATGAGGCTGACACTCCTAGTGAAGAAGACAGCAGTGATGATGAAGGGACAGTGTTCGTCCCAACAGCAAACTGGTTACAGAATTCATTTTCACAGCGACTTGGCGAGTGGGAAAAACATACTAAT GGCATTGCTTCAAAACTGATGGCCAAAATGGGCTACGTTATTGGGACAGGCTTAGGCCCAACTGGCGAGGGACGAGTAGAACCGGTTTCTGCATATGTTTATCCTCAGGGAGTTTCTCTTG ATCGTTGTATGGAGCTTCGTGAGGCTTCAAATGGTGAAGAGATGCTGCAGGTAGAGAAGCGATTGGACAGACAACGCAGGATTGAAGAAGCGAAGTCTGTACAGGCAGCCGAGAGACTACGTGCCAGGACATCTGTTTTTGATATCATAAATAAGAAATTAGGAAGCAAAG GAAAAGAGACAGATGACGATGAAGCAGTCCCAAAGCAGCGATTAAATGTCTGCAAGACAGTCCTTCAGAAAGACACTAATAAGGATCTAAACCGGAAGAATTACCAGTTAAGTGAGAACATTCGTCAATTGCAAAGAGAGATTACCAAGTTGGAGGGATCACGAGATCGTCAGAGTGGAAACAAAACAGCTACAGATATCATTAGCACCAAAATACTGGCTAAGAAAGCTGAACTACAGCGAGCACAAGATGCAGAGCGAAAGGTCCAAGGGGAGCAGCAAAGCAGAAGAGATGCTAAAAAATTTAGTGTGTTCTAA